Genomic segment of Helicobacter enhydrae:
AAATCACTCTCAATCCCCCAAAGCAAATGGGCTATGTGTTTGAGGGTTTTCATCGTTTGGGGCATTTTGATGGCGTTTTGCAAATTGTGCTCAAGCTTTTCAATCTCGTGCGACCTACGCGTAGCTATTTTGGGCAAAAAGACGCACAGCAACTCCTGCTCATTGAAAAAATGATCAAAGATTTGTTTTTGGATATTGAGATCGTGCGTTGTCCGATTGTGCGTGATAGCGATGGTTTGGCACTTAGCTCAAGAAATGTCTATCTCTCCAAGCAAGAACGCACTCTAGCACAGGCGATCCCCCAAACCCTCCAACACATCCAAGCACTCATCCAGCAAGGAATCACCGACACACAAACACTCAAAACCCAAGCTCTTGCTAGACTTACAAACCTTGAAGTGCAGTATCTTGCGTTTTGCAACCATTCCCTAGAGGAAATAAGCCACATTATCCCCAACCAAACCATTGTGCTATTGACTTGCAAAGTCGGCAATACGCGATTATTGGACAATCTATGGCTCTAACCCCCACACTTTTACGCGTTTGCACATCGATTGCTTTGTTTGGTATCCCCCTACTCTCTTCGCTCAAGGCTTATGATTCTATTGATGAGGCTCTCAAAAACGGGGTGACAAAAGGAGACATCGGGCTTTTCAACGATTATTACAAACCCAAACACTCCATCACCGCACCGCAAACTCTCGGCTACATCCAAGACGCTTATTTCCTTGCTTTGACGATGGGGATCCAATACCGATCGGCTTTTTACAAAAATATGCGATTTGCAGTGGGATTTCGTGGAGCCTATCCGATTTGGCAATGGCATACAAACTCAGATTGGGGACCCTCTAGCAATCAAGGGTATATCAAAAGAGGAGACATCTCTCTAGATTTTGATCCACTCAACCAAATGCTTTTGAGCGATACTTATATGGAATATTTTGATGGGGATACGAGTATCAAGGGAGGGAGGTTTGCTATCCAAAATGAGTGGATTGACAATCAAGTCGATGGGATTTGGATACGCAATCGCTCTTTGGAAAATCTAATGCTTGAGTTTTTTTGGTTTGAGCGTTATGGGGAGGCAAGTGCGACGCAAATGTCGGGATTTGTGGAGCCAAACGACAACTACAGCGGGTATTTTTATACCGCAGTCAAATACTATCTCCAAGATATTTTTTGGGCGAAGTTTTATACCTTTGCCTCGTATTCTGTCGCATTTGGTATGGGTGCAAGTGCGAATGCAGAATACAAGTTTTCCAACTCAAAGCTAGGGATCAATCTCAATAGTGCGGGAAGTTTTGAGTTTAGAAATGGTGCAAAAGGGGGCGATGGTATCGATTTTGACACGCGATTCTACATAGAGGGCAAAGTCAAGGATGTGACGATAGGATTTAATGTAGGGTATATCCAAAGTGGGAAATATAGCGGTTGGGGAAGCCTCAATTTCATCAACAATACGATTTCTCCTTTGGGGATTGGCAAGGTTTTATCTAGTGGCATCACAGATACGACGCTTTTTTATGGGACGCTTTATACAGAGATTGATGCTGTGTCTGTCTCACTGCTTTATGGCACGGCTTCCTTTGTCAATCCGGCTTTGAGTGCTTTGCACCATCGCCAAAACGAGGTTGATCTCACCTTTGGCTTCAATTTCACGCAAAATGTGCAAGGGTTTTTCAATCTCTACAATACACATTTGGGCAATGACGCAATCCCCAATATCACCCAAGTGCAAGGGGGCGTGAGCCTGTATTTCTGATCTAGCTTATGATTGGATGCGAAACATATTTTTGAGCTTTTTAAGCAATGCAAACACTAATGGGAAATAAAAAGCCATTCTAGAACCAAAGCGTATTTTGGAAGAATAGGGAAGAAGTTGTTTGCACATAGCACGACAATCTCTAGGATCCGCCCCAAAAGTCAATCCCCCAAAAGCATAAATAGCTCGATGTTCAATCATTCTAGTCAATATCTCTTTCATTTCCTTGCTTAAATTTGTATTTTTCAAAAATTCATCCATAACAAGACAAATGATACAAGCAGAATAAGCAAAATTATAATGTCTCACCTCATAAGGAGTCTGAAAAACACAAACAAGATCACTTAGAGATTCTGGGAAACTGATATCTTTTGATTTTGATGTCCTGCTCAAAGTGTGCTGACTAATAGAGTTTGGGCGTATGCGATATACACATAATTCAAGATGAGAAATGATAATCTTTGAAGACAAAGCAAAGAGCTGCATTCCAAATGGAGCATCTTCTGATTCAATACCTTCTATAAATCTAAGGTTATTCTGTATCAAAAAATCAAAATGAACCATTCCACACCAAGCCCAAGAAAAAGAAGGTGGTTCTGGAAGACTTGCAAAAATCTCCAAACCATCATATATGCATTCTTCTTTCAAACCAAGCTCTGCAAAAGTATTAGAACTACTCATCTCTTGAGTCTGCTCATTGTAGATTGTAAGACTATGCCACACCACCTGTGCATCAAATCCTTCAGCCAATTCTAGACATTTCTCGATACAATCAAGCCTCAAATAATCATCACTATCCAAAAAATGCAGATAATCGGGGAGAGATGTTAATCTTGTATGCTCATAAATACCCCCCCCCACCTATTTTGCAAGACAGATAATCCAATCCTGTATTTCTAGACGCACTCAAACCCCTATTGTGATCGTGAGAAATCAATACAACTCTAGAATCTTTGTCAAAATATTCTTTTGCAATTTCAAAGCTTTTATCCGTTGATGCATCATCAACCAAAACAATACAAAGATTTTTATAGGTTTGATGAATGACAGATTCCAAACACTCTCTAAGATATTTTTCAACATTATAGATTGGAATCACAATCGCAACTTTTTTCATTTCAAACACCTCGCTATATTTCAAAATCTCAAAATACCTCTAAACAAATTATGTATATAATTATAAATCAAAACAAAAAAGGAAGCAAATGGTTATCCTCGTCACAGGAGCTGATGGTTTTATCGGTTCGCATTTAGTTGAGATGCTTTATTCTCACACACAAGATCCCCTATCTCCATTTTTCCAAGCCAAAATCAAGGCTTTGAATTTTTATAACTCTTTTAATTCTTGGGGCTGGCTTGAGGATATTTCTTGCTTGCAAGAAATAGAAGTGATTAGTGGGGATATTCGCGATCCTCACTTTTGCAAACACATCACAAAAGGCGTTGATTTGGTGTTTCATCTTGCAGCCCTTATTGCGATTCCCTACTCCTATATCGCTCCAGATAGCTACATAGACACCAATATCAAAGGCACTCTCAATATTGCTCAAGCCTCTCTTGAAAATGGAGTGAAGCGTATCATTCACACAAGCACAAGCGAAGTCTATGGCACAGCACAATATGTGCCAATTGATGAAAAGCATCCCTTACAACCCCAAAGCCCCTATAGTGCAAGCAAAATCGGTGCTGATTGCATTGCGATGAGTTTTTATCATTCCTTTTCTTTGCCACTCACCATTGCACGCCCATTCAATACATACGGACCACGCCAAAGTGCAAGAGCTGTGATTCCTACTATCATCACGCAAATTGCCAATGGAGCAAAGGAAATCAAGCTTGGGGATTTGACACCAACAAGGGATTTTAATTTTGTCAAAGATACTTGTGAGGGCTTCATCGCACTTGCACTTGCACAAGAGTGTATCGGTCAAACCATTAACATTGGCTCAAATTATGAAATTAGTATCGGTGATACACTCAACCTCATCAAAGAGCTAATGCAAAGTGATGTTACATTTCTCACCGATAACCAAAGAATCCGCCCTAAAAATAGTGAGGTTTTTAGGCTATGGTGTGATAACTCAAAAATTCACAATCTCACAGGCTTCACTCCAAAATATTCTATCAAAGAGGGTCTCCAAATCACGATTGACTGGTTTAAAGAGAGCAAAAATCTAGCAAAATATAAAAGTGGCATTTATAATGTGTGAATTTGAAGGCATTTTTGATTTCATTTGCGATTTGTACAAACCAAAAAACGGGGAAGTGATACCCCTTCATGAACCGAAGTTTTTGGGCAATGAAAAAAAATACCTCAATGCATGCATTGATAGTGGCTATGTCTCAAGTGTTGGGGAATTTGTCAATCGCCTTGAAAAAGAGATTGCAAAGTTTTGTGGCAGTGCCTATGCTATCGCTACGACAAATGGGACAAGTGCTTTGCATGCCACGCTACATGCACTTCATATCAATCAAGAATGCGAAGTGATTACACAATCTTTGAGCTTTATTGCTACAAGCAATGCCATTGCTTATACTGGAGCAAATCCTATTTATATTGATGTGGATTTAGATTCTCTTTCTCTATCACCCAAGGCATTGCAACACTTCTTAAATCACAATGCAACCAAAAAAGACAACAAAGCATTCAACAATCAGACAGGCAAACAAATCAAAGCCTGTATTCCTATGCACACTTTTGGGCATCCTGCAAGAATCTTTGAGATTCAAGAAATTTGCCAAGAATGGGGCATTTTGCTTGTAGAAGATTGTGCAGAAAGCTTGGGAAGCTATGTATTCAAAGATACAAGCAAAATCCACACAGGGCTTCAAGGAATTGCTAGCATTCTTAGTTTCAATGGCAACAAAATCATCACTTCAGGTGGCGGTGGGATTATCCTCACACAAGATGCAG
This window contains:
- the panC gene encoding pantoate--beta-alanine ligase; translation: MKILKTINDLLIWRQALQNTSVGFVPTMGALHQGHLSLLQQAKTQNQHTLLSIFVNPTQFGANEDLSRYPRTLEQDLEMAQSLGIDAVFIPEISTMYASNDEITLNPPKQMGYVFEGFHRLGHFDGVLQIVLKLFNLVRPTRSYFGQKDAQQLLLIEKMIKDLFLDIEIVRCPIVRDSDGLALSSRNVYLSKQERTLAQAIPQTLQHIQALIQQGITDTQTLKTQALARLTNLEVQYLAFCNHSLEEISHIIPNQTIVLLTCKVGNTRLLDNLWL
- a CDS encoding glycosyltransferase family 2 protein, whose protein sequence is MKKVAIVIPIYNVEKYLRECLESVIHQTYKNLCIVLVDDASTDKSFEIAKEYFDKDSRVVLISHDHNRGLSASRNTGLDYLSCKIGGGGYL
- a CDS encoding NAD-dependent 4,6-dehydratase LegB, with product MVILVTGADGFIGSHLVEMLYSHTQDPLSPFFQAKIKALNFYNSFNSWGWLEDISCLQEIEVISGDIRDPHFCKHITKGVDLVFHLAALIAIPYSYIAPDSYIDTNIKGTLNIAQASLENGVKRIIHTSTSEVYGTAQYVPIDEKHPLQPQSPYSASKIGADCIAMSFYHSFSLPLTIARPFNTYGPRQSARAVIPTIITQIANGAKEIKLGDLTPTRDFNFVKDTCEGFIALALAQECIGQTINIGSNYEISIGDTLNLIKELMQSDVTFLTDNQRIRPKNSEVFRLWCDNSKIHNLTGFTPKYSIKEGLQITIDWFKESKNLAKYKSGIYNV
- a CDS encoding LegC family aminotransferase, with product MCEFEGIFDFICDLYKPKNGEVIPLHEPKFLGNEKKYLNACIDSGYVSSVGEFVNRLEKEIAKFCGSAYAIATTNGTSALHATLHALHINQECEVITQSLSFIATSNAIAYTGANPIYIDVDLDSLSLSPKALQHFLNHNATKKDNKAFNNQTGKQIKACIPMHTFGHPARIFEIQEICQEWGILLVEDCAESLGSYVFKDTSKIHTGLQGIASILSFNGNKIITSGGGGIILTQDAEFAKLLKHITTTAKLPHPYEYDHNQLGFNYRLPNINAALALAQLEQLPFFLESKKQIAKNYQDFFSHSAFEFIQARNGTDPNFWLNALLLDNSNQRDTFLIQSHKRGIMTRPIWKLNHQTPMFAKCQCDNLSNSIFLQERIVNLPSSVNLV